The stretch of DNA GCTCAAAAAGCTTGTAGACAAGATAGTAGCATCTGGTGCAAACATTGTCTTGTGCCAAAAAGGCATTGACGATATGGCCCAATACTATCTTGCAAAGGCAAACATCCTTGGTGTCAGAAGAATCAAGGAAAGCGACCTGACCAAGCTTGCAAAAGCAACAGGTGCAAGAATTGTCACCAACATCAACGAGCTGACAGACAAGGACCTCGGATCGGCAAAACTTGTCGAGGAAAGACAGGTTGAGGCTGACAAGTGGGTCTTCATCGAAGGATGCAAGAATCCAAAAGCCGTCTCTATTTTAGCACGGGGTGGCTCGCAGCGAGTTGTCGACGAAGTAGAGCGCTCCATCCATGATGCCCTCATGGCAGTAAAGGATGTGGTGGAATATCCAGTAATCCTAGTTGGTGGAGGAGCCCCAGAAGCCAGAGTTGCGGCAAAACTACGCGAATGGGCAAACTCGCTAGAAGGACGTCCACAGTTAGCAGCGCAAAAATTCGCAGAAGGTCTTGAGACAATACCTTTGGTTCTGGCAGAAAATGCCGGAATGGATCCGCTGGACACACAGGTTCAGCTCAGATCAAAGGCAACAACAGGAAAGGCAACATTTGGAATTGACGTAAGCAATGCCAGAGTTGCAGACCTAGAATCTCAAAACGTCATAGAGCCACTTGCGGTAAAAGAACAAGTGGTAAGTGCGGCTACAGAGGCCGCATGCATGATTTTGCGAATCGATGACGTCATTGCGGCATCAAAATCCTCAAGTCATGCTCCAAGTCCTGCCGGTCCACCTGGAATGGGTGGCATGGGCGGAATGGACATGTAAACCTCTTTTTTCATTTTTTTAATAAATAAAAATGAAGATTCCTAGAGAGTAGCTAGGAATGCTCCAATTCCTGCGCCAACGCCAATGCCCAGAGTGAAAAACAAAGTGTCCCAGGCAATGACCTTTTTGAATAGCGCCCTGACTTCGTAATTCCAGTGAGTTGTTTTTGTGTTCATATTTGTACAATTACAGAAAAAATTGATAAAAATCATTCAACAGGGATTATGAATTATCAGCTAAGATGTTGATTTTTACACTCATGCCAACTAGAAACTAGATAGAATTAATGCGTGTTTTTATTGGTAAAATTTTTAGCTTTTTTACTAATTTTGAATTTTAGTGTTTTGCAACATAGTAATAATTGATTGGGTCGTGATCTAGCTTCTTGACGGTAACATTTGCAAATCCAGCATCGTTGAGCATCTTAATTGCAAGCTCCTTGCCCCACATTGCCCCAAGCCCCTTTCCCCCCTGCGCAAGAGATACAGTCATGCAGTGAAGGCATGATGTAGTGTACAAAAACGGCGCAAGAGGATGATCCATGTTGTTCTCAAGCCTAGAAGAAGCCCCAATGTCCTGCATCAAAAATATGCCGTCAGTGTTTAGCGACATTCTGATGTTTTGCAGAACTTTGTCTGGGTCTGCCTGGTCATGTATTGCATCAAAGGCAGTTATGAGATCAAAGTGTTCTTTTTTGACAAAGGCAGCAACGTCTGATTTTTCAAAATGCGCATTGTGCAATCCTAGTTCTTGGGCTTCATTTTTTGCGTTTTGAATTGCCTCAGAAGAAAAATCACAGCCCAGAAACTGCTGTTTGAGAAGGTTTTTGCCATTAGATTGATGGCCCTTCCGCTACCGCAACCCACATCAAGTACGGCGATTCCTTTTTGCAGTTTTTCAATTAGTCCTGGAACTATGGGAAGAATCTTGTTTACTAGTCCGGCAAGAACAGTTTGACTGCTTTCTTCTGCCATCACAGCGTGGAATCTATTGTATGATTCGTAAGTAACGCCGCCGCCGTTTTTGAAACAATTAACAATACTATCTTCGACTTGAGCCAATGCTGGAATCCACTGCATCGATGAGGCAAAGTTGTAAAAACCAGAGTTGGTCAGAAAATCTGCTTTCTTTTTTGATAGAGAAAACAAGTTTGTTTGTGGATCATAGTCGATTATTTTAGATGTGACCATTGCCCCAAGCCATTCCCGCACGTATCTCTCATTGAGATTTGACTGTCTTGCTACATCATGGCTAGTGGACGGCGGGATTTTGGATAAAACATCAAAGAGTTTGGTTCTGTGGCCCACTGAGAGCATCAACGCCAGAGCAGACTTGTTCATCACATCCAGCATTTGGCTTTCAAACGAATCGCTTGACATTATTTTTGGCTAACATTTGGGTCTTAAAAAATAATTTCAGTATGAATGTAATTTGTAGTTCAGCTCAAGTCAAGCTTGAATGCTTTAGCATACTGGTCAAAGCCCAAATGAGAATAGAACTTGTGTGATTCCTTTCGTGCATGCCCAGATTCCAGCCGGATTCTAAAGCAGTTTTTCTTTTTTGCCACAGATATGGCGTGATTAATGAGGGCTTTGCCAATTCCCATTTTCTGATGGTTCCTAGACACTACCAGTTCTGGAACGTACATTTCCAACCTGGTTTGGTTTAGTCTTGGCATCAGAATCATGTCTATTACGCCAACCATATTAGAATCAACCGTGACTACTGTCAGCTGCTTTTTCTTGATGTATTGCAAAATTTGTTTTTCAAACATTGTTTTTTGAGATTTGGTTCTAGGTTTTGGCCTGCCAAGCTCGTACAATAACAGCAAAACATCGTCAATGTCGTTTTTTGTTGCAGCTCGAATTATCATTCTATAGTATTGTACTCTACAGTGGATAAATTTTGCACTTAAATAACATCAATGCCCAAAGAAATTGTGGCACTCAAGGATCTTTCACTGAAGCTGCAGTACCGAACTGATGTAGACAACCTAGTAACAGAGTTCTTCGTTCCGTGTCTTTCAAATGCCATAGAATACGACAGGGCAGTACAATATGTCACGCTAAAGAGCATCTCTACTTTATCATTGGGACTGCAAAACTTTGCAGACCATGACGGAAAGATACGAATCATCACAGGTCATCGTTATTCCACTACAGACTTGGACATTTTGGGTAAAATTTTCAACAAAAAAAACGGTACGTTCTCGCTTGGAGCAATACACAGTCACAAACTGGAAATTCTGCAAAGGCTAGTTCAAAAAAACAAGATTCAAATCAAAATAGCAATTCCAAGATCCGAGCATGTTGACGGTTCTTTTTCTGAGAGAATAGGAATATTTCGAGACGAACAGGGAGAAATGGTGGCATACACAGGCACATCCAATGAAACATTTAACACTGAAAACCGCAATTTTGAATCCATTGACGTCTACACATCATGGAATGATAGGCCGCGCGTAGACATCAAGATTAGCGACTTTGAGCGATTATGGAACAACGAGACAAAATACGTCCAGGTTCACGACTTTGCATATGCATACCAGAACAATCTTCTAAAATACGACTCGCACTGGGCAATAGAGACACTTAGCTAAACACAAAGCCAGACGAATCAATGTTTTTTGTGTTTTCCACAAACTTGACATTGGAAATTTTGTAGTATATCACCTCACCTCGCCTTTCAATCACGGCAAGTATTGGCTCTTTTCCCATCTTTGTGATTTCCTCGATGTTTTTTTGCAGCGTTCCCATTTTCTCCTGTTTTCCTTCGGCTAGGCCAAACACCAGATATTTTGCGCCCTTTTCCCCAAATTGTCCGCGCTCATAAACACGAAAGTCAGCCCCAAACCCAAATCCGTCTTTGACTGCATAACCACGAACCCGCAAATCGCGATAAATCAGAAATTTGGTCAGTGCGGCCTCGTCCTTTTCTGATGCAATTGATACCATCTGCTCAAAGTCGATTTTCTTTTTGCCCTTGGTCAGATCAAGTTTTTTGTAAAACAGAAAATACATTGCCTCAAACGGCTTTAGCAGGAATTTTCCCTGTCTTGTCTCGCCGTATCCCTTTGACTCTAGCTGGTTTTGCATTTCCTTGTTTTGTATAATGATGTGATCGTCAAGCAATACTCCGGCAATGTTTGGCTCCGCATCCGAACTCATTTGCAAAAAATCCCACAAATTTCCATATAAGCGTGATCAGAGGCGCAAAAGCTGCTCCATCGTTAAAATATGGGAACTTTGGGGTTTTATTGAGTCATAATGCACGGCGGATGTTACAGAATAGGAAACGGACAACCTTATGCTCGCAAAGAGTTCATCAAGGGTAAACCCCAGCCAAAAATCGCAAAATTCCAGGGCGGAAAGCGGGGCGAATACGACTTTATCGTGCAGTTGTGCTCAAACGAGAAAATGCAGATTCGCCACATGGCAATAGAATCTGCAAGACTTGCGGCAAACAAGACCCTAGAGCAGACTACCGGTGAAACAGGCTACTTTTCGGTTTTGAGAATTTATCCGCACATTCTACTTAGAGAAAACAAAATGATTGCAACTGCAGGAGCAGACAGACTTCAGGAAGGAATGAGACGCGCCTTTGGTAAAGCAGTAAGCCTTGCAGCCAGAGTTCGAGGTGGACAGTGCATAATGGAAATGCATGTCAAAAAGGACCACGTTGAGGCAGCAAAAAAAGCGCTAGTCGGCGCATGTGTAAAGCTGCCAATCACTCCAACAATCAAAGTCATGCCAGCAAAGAAAAGCTAGAGTTTTTCTAAAATTTCGTTTTTCCTACTAGACAAGATTTCTAAAAATTCCGCAAATTCTTGCGGCGTTGGATCACGCGCAAGAATTCTTCTGCTCTGATAGTAAAATGAGTTATACAGTCTGCCAATTATTATTCCGTATTTGAAATCGGTACCGGTCTTTTCTGCATCGATTGATTTTGCTATTGTGTTGATTTCAGAAGTGTTGCTTAGCGCATCAGTAATTTTCTGGTGGATTTTTTGCTCCAGCCTTTTGTCCATGCTACAATACAGTCCAAGTTGGATTAAAGGTTAAACAATTGATTTTAATAGACTCTGTTTAGTCTATTCGATCATGCGGCTGTAGTATAGCCTGGCCAGTACGCGGGATTGCCAATTCTGTGACCCGGGTTCAA from Candidatus Nitrosotenuis aquarius encodes:
- the thsB gene encoding thermosome subunit beta — its product is MTTPQIVLLKEGTTQTKGNDAQKNNISAAKLIGELVRTSLGPRGMDKMLVDTLGDVTITNDGATILKEIDVQHPAAKMMVEISKATDTEVGDGTTSTVVLAGALLEKAEELIGKNVHPTVVVDGFKKASEKAIAELQQIGIKVDPLDKKLLKKIAVTTLSSKLVSSNSDELADIIVDAVLSVAEKVGDKYKVDIDNVKLEKKGSSSIKNTELIHGIVLDKEVVHGGMPKRVENAKIALLNAPLEIEKTEFDAKININSPDQMQIYIDEENKMLKKLVDKIVASGANIVLCQKGIDDMAQYYLAKANILGVRRIKESDLTKLAKATGARIVTNINELTDKDLGSAKLVEERQVEADKWVFIEGCKNPKAVSILARGGSQRVVDEVERSIHDALMAVKDVVEYPVILVGGGAPEARVAAKLREWANSLEGRPQLAAQKFAEGLETIPLVLAENAGMDPLDTQVQLRSKATTGKATFGIDVSNARVADLESQNVIEPLAVKEQVVSAATEAACMILRIDDVIAASKSSSHAPSPAGPPGMGGMGGMDM
- a CDS encoding class I SAM-dependent methyltransferase; amino-acid sequence: MGCDFSSEAIQNAKNEAQELGLHNAHFEKSDVAAFVKKEHFDLITAFDAIHDQADPDKVLQNIRMSLNTDGIFLMQDIGASSRLENNMDHPLAPFLYTTSCLHCMTVSLAQGGKGLGAMWGKELAIKMLNDAGFANVTVKKLDHDPINYYYVAKH
- a CDS encoding class I SAM-dependent methyltransferase, producing the protein MSSDSFESQMLDVMNKSALALMLSVGHRTKLFDVLSKIPPSTSHDVARQSNLNERYVREWLGAMVTSKIIDYDPQTNLFSLSKKKADFLTNSGFYNFASSMQWIPALAQVEDSIVNCFKNGGGVTYESYNRFHAVMAEESSQTVLAGLVNKILPIVPGLIEKLQKGIAVLDVGCGSGRAINLMAKTFSNSSFWAVIFLLRQFKTQKMKPKN
- a CDS encoding GNAT family N-acetyltransferase, with the translated sequence MIIRAATKNDIDDVLLLLYELGRPKPRTKSQKTMFEKQILQYIKKKQLTVVTVDSNMVGVIDMILMPRLNQTRLEMYVPELVVSRNHQKMGIGKALINHAISVAKKKNCFRIRLESGHARKESHKFYSHLGFDQYAKAFKLDLS
- a CDS encoding DNA repair helicase, with the translated sequence MPKEIVALKDLSLKLQYRTDVDNLVTEFFVPCLSNAIEYDRAVQYVTLKSISTLSLGLQNFADHDGKIRIITGHRYSTTDLDILGKIFNKKNGTFSLGAIHSHKLEILQRLVQKNKIQIKIAIPRSEHVDGSFSERIGIFRDEQGEMVAYTGTSNETFNTENRNFESIDVYTSWNDRPRVDIKISDFERLWNNETKYVQVHDFAYAYQNNLLKYDSHWAIETLS
- the endA gene encoding tRNA-intron lyase, encoding MSSDAEPNIAGVLLDDHIIIQNKEMQNQLESKGYGETRQGKFLLKPFEAMYFLFYKKLDLTKGKKKIDFEQMVSIASEKDEAALTKFLIYRDLRVRGYAVKDGFGFGADFRVYERGQFGEKGAKYLVFGLAEGKQEKMGTLQKNIEEITKMGKEPILAVIERRGEVIYYKISNVKFVENTKNIDSSGFVFS
- a CDS encoding 50S ribosomal protein L16, with product MHGGCYRIGNGQPYARKEFIKGKPQPKIAKFQGGKRGEYDFIVQLCSNEKMQIRHMAIESARLAANKTLEQTTGETGYFSVLRIYPHILLRENKMIATAGADRLQEGMRRAFGKAVSLAARVRGGQCIMEMHVKKDHVEAAKKALVGACVKLPITPTIKVMPAKKS